In one Aromatoleum aromaticum EbN1 genomic region, the following are encoded:
- a CDS encoding SNF2-related protein produces MTTQQLLTPHQSQYFAWLLTRRAAGDSVESLASTLVDSQVDLNPHQVEAALFACRNPLSRGVILADEVGLGKTIEAGLVLSQRWAERRRKVLIIVPANLRKQWHQELQDKFGLQGLILEAKSYNAIRKQEQRSPFLFASGPTICSYQFAKAKADDVKGIDWDLVVLDEAHRLRNVYKTSNVIAKTLKEALSRVHSKVLLTATPLQNSLLELYGLVSFIDDRVFGDLDSFRSQFTGREQAFSSLRDRLAPICKRTLRKQVQPYVSYTARKAIVQEFTPSSEEQELSSLVADYLRRPNLKALPEGQRQLISLVLWKLLASSTHAIAGALETMAKRLQGVLDEVTAVPDLADQLDEDYESLDETADEWNDEDSDVAAASRSERDVIAQEIEELRHFKTLATNIRDNAKGKALLTALDRAFAELDRLGAPRKAIIFTESKRTQEYLLNLLVDTPYGDGIVLFNGTNSDQRAQAIYKDWLKRHEGTDRITGSKTADTRAALVEHFKERGKVMIATEAGAEGINLQFCSLVINYDLPWNPQRIEQRIGRCHRYGQKFDVVVVNFVDLGNEADKRVYELLSQKFQLFEGVFGASDEVLGAIGSGVDFERRIAEIYQNCREPAEIKSSFEQLQLDLSGEINEAMVKTRQVLLENFDEEVQEKLRMRADDSRNARNRFERMLMDLTRAELVHCAAFDDDGFDLRHIPTGIEHGGLAGIELGRYELPRRSGDAHLYRINHPLARWGIEQAKARVLDGARLVFDYTAYGSKISTLEAHRGKAGWLTVKLVTVETLGNQEQHLLVAAGTTNGVVLAEEDPEKLLRLPATTQAASLFNAPDATLLADVEARKTALLRDVNERNLGYFEQEVQKLDAWADDLKLGLEQEIKEIDREIKEVRRTAATAPTLEEKLSWQKKQRELEGKRSKLRRELFARQDEVEAQRNDLISQLEVQLQQQVEERTLFTVEWELK; encoded by the coding sequence TTGACAACACAGCAGCTTCTGACGCCGCACCAGAGCCAGTACTTTGCTTGGCTGCTGACCAGGCGTGCAGCAGGCGACTCCGTGGAGTCGCTGGCTTCGACCTTGGTCGATTCGCAAGTCGATCTGAATCCCCATCAAGTCGAGGCCGCGCTCTTCGCTTGCCGCAACCCCCTCTCACGCGGCGTGATCCTCGCCGACGAGGTTGGTCTGGGCAAGACCATCGAAGCCGGCTTGGTGCTTTCCCAACGCTGGGCCGAACGGCGGCGGAAGGTGCTCATCATCGTTCCGGCGAACCTGCGCAAGCAATGGCATCAGGAGTTGCAGGACAAGTTCGGCCTGCAAGGGCTGATCCTCGAAGCCAAAAGCTACAACGCGATCCGCAAGCAGGAGCAGCGGAGCCCGTTCCTGTTCGCGTCCGGCCCGACCATCTGCTCCTATCAGTTCGCGAAGGCCAAGGCCGACGACGTCAAGGGCATCGACTGGGACCTGGTCGTGCTCGACGAAGCGCATCGCCTGCGCAACGTCTACAAGACCAGCAACGTCATCGCCAAGACCCTCAAGGAGGCGCTTTCGCGCGTTCACTCCAAGGTGCTCCTGACCGCGACGCCGTTGCAGAACTCATTGCTTGAACTCTATGGACTGGTCAGCTTCATCGATGACCGCGTGTTCGGAGACCTTGATAGCTTCCGCTCGCAGTTCACTGGCAGAGAGCAAGCCTTCAGCAGCCTGCGTGACCGGCTGGCCCCCATCTGCAAGCGCACTCTGCGCAAACAGGTTCAGCCCTACGTGTCGTACACAGCGCGCAAGGCCATCGTTCAGGAGTTCACGCCGTCGAGCGAAGAGCAGGAGCTTTCCAGCCTCGTCGCCGATTACCTGCGCCGCCCCAACCTCAAGGCCCTGCCCGAGGGGCAGCGCCAACTGATTTCGCTAGTGCTGTGGAAGCTGCTCGCCTCCAGCACGCACGCGATTGCGGGTGCGTTGGAGACGATGGCCAAGCGCCTCCAGGGCGTGCTCGACGAAGTCACCGCGGTTCCCGATCTGGCCGACCAGCTCGACGAGGACTACGAGTCGCTTGACGAAACCGCCGATGAGTGGAACGACGAAGACTCAGACGTCGCAGCGGCGAGCCGCTCGGAACGCGATGTCATCGCGCAGGAGATCGAGGAGCTTCGCCACTTCAAAACGCTGGCAACCAACATCCGAGACAACGCCAAGGGCAAGGCGCTGCTCACCGCGCTGGATCGCGCCTTCGCCGAACTGGATCGGCTAGGCGCGCCCAGGAAGGCCATCATCTTCACCGAGTCCAAGCGCACGCAGGAATACCTTCTCAACTTGCTGGTCGACACGCCATACGGCGACGGCATCGTGCTCTTCAACGGTACCAATAGCGACCAGCGTGCGCAGGCGATCTACAAGGACTGGTTGAAGCGCCACGAAGGCACCGACCGCATCACCGGCTCCAAGACCGCCGACACCCGCGCGGCCCTGGTCGAGCACTTCAAGGAGCGCGGCAAGGTCATGATCGCCACCGAGGCCGGAGCAGAGGGCATCAACCTCCAATTCTGCTCGCTCGTCATCAACTACGACCTGCCCTGGAATCCGCAGCGTATCGAACAACGCATTGGCCGGTGTCACCGTTACGGGCAGAAGTTCGACGTGGTGGTGGTGAACTTCGTCGATCTCGGCAATGAGGCGGACAAGCGCGTTTACGAATTGCTGTCGCAGAAGTTCCAGCTCTTCGAGGGCGTGTTTGGGGCTAGCGACGAAGTGCTGGGCGCCATCGGTTCGGGTGTCGATTTCGAGCGGCGTATCGCCGAGATCTACCAGAACTGCCGAGAGCCCGCGGAAATCAAGTCCAGCTTCGAGCAACTCCAGCTCGACCTCTCCGGCGAGATCAACGAGGCGATGGTCAAGACGCGCCAGGTATTGCTTGAGAACTTCGATGAGGAGGTGCAGGAGAAGCTGCGCATGCGGGCCGACGACAGCCGCAACGCGCGCAACCGCTTCGAGCGCATGCTGATGGACTTGACCCGCGCCGAACTGGTCCATTGCGCTGCGTTCGATGACGACGGCTTCGATCTCCGCCACATACCGACTGGAATCGAGCATGGCGGCCTCGCGGGCATCGAGCTGGGGCGCTACGAATTGCCCCGCCGCTCCGGCGACGCGCATCTATACCGCATCAATCATCCGCTGGCGCGATGGGGCATCGAGCAGGCCAAGGCTCGCGTACTCGACGGGGCTCGTCTCGTCTTCGACTACACCGCCTACGGTTCAAAGATCAGCACGCTTGAAGCCCACCGCGGCAAGGCCGGATGGCTCACCGTGAAGCTGGTCACGGTCGAGACGCTCGGCAACCAGGAGCAACATCTGCTGGTTGCCGCGGGCACGACCAACGGCGTTGTACTCGCGGAAGAAGACCCGGAGAAACTGCTGCGCCTGCCCGCGACCACGCAGGCAGCGAGTCTGTTCAACGCCCCCGATGCCACCCTGCTGGCCGACGTGGAGGCCCGCAAGACCGCACTCCTGCGCGACGTCAACGAGCGCAATCTCGGCTACTTCGAGCAGGAAGTCCAGAAGCTGGACGCCTGGGCGGACGATCTGAAGCTAGGGCTGGAGCAGGAGATCAAGGAGATCGACCGCGAGATCAAGGAGGTGCGTCGAACCGCCGCGACCGCGCCAACGCTGGAAGAAAAGCTCTCATGGCAGAAAAAGCAGCGTGAGCTGGAAGGCAAGCGTAGCAAACTGCGCCGCGAGCTGTTTGCCCGGCAGGACGAAGTCGAAGCGCAGCGCAATGACCTCATAAGTCAGTTGGAAGTGCAGCTCCAGCAGCAGGTCGAAGAGCGCACGCTGTTTACCGTCGAATGGGAGTTGAAATGA
- a CDS encoding SIR2 family protein, protein MMSDKVEKMLPNILRVRDDHQPVRFEKAAEDGRFKICDGFDASWAGEEFGPKELRRQIEPWLTALFQSEHLSLLAGSGLTHAVHYLAAGKGAAGMGALTLRDYQAKIDQAAEKAAEAAGRKKGNLEDQLRVANELLRGLEILQQDSEAEALCNELRTGMQAFAQSILSSEAGIATAEEGKREQAFNTLVTFLMSFASRTGVRDRLNIFTTNYDRLVEAGAELAGLHLLDRFLGNLMPIFRSSRLDLDMHYNPPGIRGEPRYLEGVARYTKLHGSVDWVQTGKDIRRIGLPFGAGSVAPYLKAPGLGAVTAHQLMIYPNAAKDRETADYPYVELFRDLAAAVCRPNSTLVTYGYSFGDEHINRVIRDMLTIPSTHLVVISYDDPLGRIMQTYQELGRPSQISLLIGPALADLTTLTENYLPKAAIDKTTFRMSELLKQRMGTEPPPAKRPSAEASAFDGSDLV, encoded by the coding sequence ATGATGTCCGATAAGGTCGAGAAAATGCTCCCCAACATCTTGAGGGTGCGTGATGACCATCAGCCAGTGCGCTTTGAAAAAGCGGCCGAAGACGGCAGGTTCAAGATTTGCGACGGTTTCGACGCCTCATGGGCTGGTGAAGAATTTGGTCCCAAGGAACTGCGCCGCCAGATCGAGCCTTGGCTCACCGCACTGTTCCAGTCCGAGCACCTTTCGCTACTGGCTGGCTCCGGGCTGACCCATGCGGTGCATTACCTAGCCGCCGGGAAAGGCGCTGCCGGCATGGGCGCCCTGACGCTGAGAGATTACCAGGCCAAAATCGATCAAGCAGCAGAGAAAGCAGCGGAAGCGGCCGGGCGTAAGAAGGGCAATCTGGAAGATCAACTGCGCGTTGCCAACGAATTGCTGCGCGGCCTGGAGATTCTGCAGCAGGACAGCGAGGCCGAAGCCCTGTGCAACGAACTGCGGACCGGCATGCAGGCGTTCGCGCAGTCGATTTTGAGCAGCGAAGCGGGCATCGCCACGGCCGAAGAAGGCAAGCGCGAGCAGGCGTTCAATACCCTAGTCACCTTCCTGATGAGCTTTGCCAGCCGCACCGGGGTACGCGACCGCCTGAATATTTTCACCACCAACTACGACCGGCTGGTCGAGGCCGGGGCGGAGCTGGCCGGCCTGCACCTGCTGGATCGCTTTCTCGGCAACCTCATGCCGATCTTCCGCTCTTCGCGGCTGGATCTAGACATGCACTACAACCCGCCCGGCATTCGCGGCGAACCGCGTTATCTGGAAGGCGTGGCGCGCTACACCAAGCTGCACGGCTCAGTGGACTGGGTGCAAACAGGCAAGGATATCCGCCGTATCGGCCTGCCGTTCGGAGCAGGGAGCGTCGCCCCCTATCTGAAGGCGCCGGGCTTGGGCGCGGTCACAGCCCACCAACTGATGATCTACCCCAACGCTGCCAAGGATAGGGAAACCGCCGACTACCCCTACGTGGAGCTGTTTCGCGATCTCGCGGCCGCCGTCTGCCGCCCGAACAGCACATTGGTGACCTATGGCTACAGCTTTGGCGATGAGCATATCAACCGCGTGATCCGCGACATGCTCACCATCCCTTCGACGCATCTGGTGGTGATCTCATACGACGATCCGCTTGGTCGCATCATGCAGACCTACCAGGAATTGGGCAGACCATCACAGATCAGCTTGCTGATTGGCCCCGCGTTGGCCGACCTGACCACGCTGACCGAGAACTATCTGCCCAAGGCCGCCATCGACAAGACAACCTTCCGCATGAGCGAACTGCTCAAGCAGCGAATGGGGACAGAGCCACCGCCTGCCAAGCGTCCCTCCGCAGAGGCTAGCGCCTTCGACGGGAGCGATCTGGTATGA
- a CDS encoding ATP-binding protein: MSLSPLAFADSLRIGSIDFVSPDEIKVLLDIEAPDGVALNTGTPRSFPRINGYLLIPSDEGHLVAQVEWITIERSQYPKRKGMQDFGLVDLPYPLRKMSLNPLGCLIYEGSNAGGEEVYRFRRGVESYPTVGDAVLLPTQNQLRAIVESGDNRRVLIGSSPLAANAKVMIDPDRLFGRHLAVLGNTGSGKSCSVAGLVRWSMVEARKARAGADPNARFIVLDPNGEYANTFRDMSKVRVYAVEPGEGVEQLQVPLWFWNSAEWSAFTQASAKMQRPLLRRALRDIKAGRALSTSSPEEEKLALRRYLSSRLISIRRDLRSGDIQTDESKFGFRLKAIATDMQGKIAVHGNNKLDDVLAAINTALTAAHNSFIKDGKTIEYYRAFNEAHVQAIIAALESSVDTVGGVLLQEGPDEDVPIAFDGSQLPDHLEILAEQENASQFTDFLVSRIRTLLSDTRMRSIISNPNGINLHDWLSRCIGDSQASNGSVTVIDLSLVSAEVVHIITAVIARMTLEALQRYRTLHHGKTLPTVLVMEEAHTFIKRYKDDAENQNSAAICCQVFEKIAREGRKFGLGLVLSSQRPSELSPTVLSQCNSYLLHRISNDRDQELVHKLVPDNLRGLLRDLPSLPSRHAILLGWASELPVLVQMNALPEHHRPKSDDPDFWAVWSGQGSDGKTVERNVDWKEIADYWQQIRPSNEGRDEDLEL; encoded by the coding sequence ATGAGCTTGTCACCGCTGGCCTTTGCTGACTCCCTGCGCATTGGCAGCATCGACTTCGTCTCTCCCGACGAAATCAAGGTGCTGCTGGACATCGAGGCTCCCGATGGTGTGGCGCTCAATACCGGTACGCCTCGCTCGTTTCCGCGCATCAACGGTTATCTGCTGATCCCCAGCGACGAGGGGCACCTGGTCGCCCAGGTCGAATGGATCACCATCGAGCGTTCGCAGTACCCCAAGCGCAAAGGAATGCAGGACTTCGGCCTGGTGGACTTGCCTTACCCACTACGCAAGATGAGCCTGAATCCGCTGGGTTGTCTCATCTACGAAGGCAGCAATGCAGGCGGCGAGGAGGTCTACCGTTTCCGGCGCGGTGTCGAGAGCTACCCCACTGTCGGCGATGCGGTGCTGTTGCCCACGCAAAACCAGTTGCGTGCCATCGTGGAGTCGGGCGATAACCGCCGCGTACTGATCGGCAGTAGCCCACTGGCTGCCAATGCCAAGGTGATGATCGATCCGGACCGGCTTTTCGGACGCCATCTGGCGGTGCTGGGGAACACCGGCAGTGGCAAATCTTGCTCGGTCGCGGGCCTGGTCCGCTGGTCCATGGTCGAAGCCCGAAAAGCTCGCGCAGGCGCAGACCCCAATGCCCGCTTCATCGTGCTCGACCCCAACGGCGAGTACGCAAATACCTTCCGAGACATGAGCAAGGTACGGGTGTATGCCGTCGAACCCGGCGAGGGAGTGGAGCAACTGCAAGTACCCCTGTGGTTCTGGAACAGCGCGGAGTGGAGTGCGTTTACCCAGGCCAGCGCAAAGATGCAGCGCCCCCTGCTCAGGCGAGCACTGCGTGACATCAAGGCAGGAAGAGCCCTTTCAACGTCCTCACCAGAAGAGGAAAAGCTCGCGCTACGCCGCTACCTCTCATCCAGACTGATCTCAATCCGTCGGGACCTCCGTTCCGGTGACATCCAGACCGATGAGTCAAAGTTCGGCTTCCGCCTGAAGGCGATCGCTACGGACATGCAAGGAAAAATTGCTGTACATGGCAACAACAAGTTGGATGACGTTCTAGCCGCGATCAATACCGCGTTAACGGCCGCGCACAACAGCTTCATCAAAGACGGCAAGACGATTGAATACTACCGGGCCTTTAATGAGGCTCACGTGCAGGCAATCATCGCAGCGCTGGAGTCCTCTGTTGACACGGTGGGCGGTGTGCTTCTCCAAGAGGGTCCAGATGAGGACGTTCCAATAGCCTTCGATGGATCTCAGCTCCCAGATCACCTCGAAATTCTGGCGGAGCAAGAGAACGCCAGTCAGTTCACTGACTTCCTAGTGTCGCGCATTCGCACGCTCCTGTCCGACACCCGGATGCGTTCGATCATTTCCAACCCGAATGGCATCAATCTTCACGACTGGTTGAGCAGGTGCATCGGCGACAGCCAGGCCTCCAACGGCTCCGTCACCGTCATCGATCTGTCGCTGGTGTCTGCGGAAGTGGTGCACATCATCACGGCAGTAATCGCCCGCATGACCCTGGAGGCCCTGCAGCGCTACCGCACGCTGCACCACGGCAAGACCTTGCCCACCGTGCTCGTGATGGAAGAGGCGCATACCTTCATCAAGCGCTACAAGGACGACGCTGAAAACCAGAACTCGGCCGCTATCTGCTGCCAGGTGTTTGAAAAGATCGCCCGCGAGGGGCGAAAGTTCGGGCTAGGGCTGGTGCTGTCCTCGCAGCGCCCAAGCGAACTGTCGCCCACCGTGCTCTCCCAATGCAACAGCTATCTGTTGCACCGCATCAGCAACGACCGCGATCAGGAACTGGTGCACAAGCTCGTGCCCGACAACCTGCGTGGCCTGCTGCGCGATTTACCCTCGCTCCCCTCCCGCCACGCCATCCTGCTCGGCTGGGCATCGGAGCTACCGGTGCTGGTGCAGATGAACGCACTGCCCGAGCACCATCGTCCGAAATCGGACGATCCAGACTTCTGGGCGGTGTGGTCAGGCCAAGGCAGTGACGGCAAAACGGTCGAGCGCAATGTGGATTGGAAGGAAATCGCGGACTACTGGCAGCAAATACGGCCATCTAACGAAGGCCGTGACGAAGATTTGGAACTCTAG
- a CDS encoding site-specific DNA-methyltransferase produces MTGKQKLELTWIGKEKRPKLEPRILLEDSEKSYHAKHRVSDNDIFDNRLIFGDNLLALKALEQEFSGKVKCIYIDPPFNTQQAFEHYDDGYEHSIWLGLIRDRAESLRRLLSDDGTLFVHIDDNELGYLIALLDEVFGRRNRIGVVTFKQSSASGPKAINPGLVTTNNYILYYAKNKDVWSPNRVYVPGSRDDRYSKYIENYEDDFQDWCLIGLREAFLRSNRLQSWDEAKAKFADKLEVKLADFVVTNAHRVVRTARVAPKDVNESARDALAQSTADRTKVYRSAREDKDDYYFLGGEQLVFYKAKTRIIDGKSTTASPLTNLWDDLLSNNLHNEGGVSFPNGKKPEALIKRCLELSTTIGDIVLDSFAGSGTTGSVAHKMGRRWIMVELGEHCHTHIIPRLKAVIDGEDQSGISKAVGWQGGGGFRYYRLAPSLIINDRWGNPVINPEYNAAMLAKALAKLEGFNYAPSETHWWQHGHSSERDFIYVTTQNLSAEQLQALSDEVGPERSLLVCSAAFHGVTAAKAAERWPNLTLKKIPKMVLARCHWGRDDYSLNVTNLPMAEIEKAEPAAPGNSVKNTKSRKAALANAGQGGLFGENE; encoded by the coding sequence ATGACTGGTAAGCAAAAACTAGAACTCACTTGGATCGGCAAGGAAAAACGGCCCAAGCTGGAGCCGCGCATCCTGCTTGAGGATTCCGAAAAGTCATACCACGCCAAGCATCGTGTGTCGGACAACGACATCTTTGACAACCGGCTGATCTTCGGTGACAACCTGCTGGCGCTCAAGGCGCTGGAGCAGGAGTTCTCCGGCAAGGTGAAGTGCATCTACATCGACCCGCCCTTTAACACGCAACAGGCATTTGAGCACTACGACGATGGATACGAGCACTCCATCTGGCTTGGGCTCATTCGTGATCGCGCTGAGTCACTTCGGCGATTGCTGTCCGATGACGGAACGCTGTTCGTGCACATCGACGACAACGAGCTTGGCTACCTGATCGCCTTGCTTGACGAAGTTTTCGGCCGGCGTAATCGCATCGGCGTAGTGACCTTCAAGCAAAGTTCGGCCTCAGGGCCGAAAGCCATCAATCCAGGGCTTGTGACGACAAATAACTACATTCTCTATTACGCGAAGAATAAGGATGTCTGGTCTCCGAACCGAGTTTATGTTCCCGGATCTCGCGATGACAGATACTCCAAGTACATAGAGAATTATGAGGACGATTTTCAAGACTGGTGCCTCATCGGACTTCGTGAGGCATTCCTCCGAAGCAACAGACTGCAATCGTGGGATGAGGCCAAAGCGAAATTCGCAGATAAGCTCGAAGTCAAGTTGGCCGACTTTGTCGTGACCAATGCCCACCGAGTGGTTCGCACCGCACGGGTTGCTCCCAAGGATGTCAATGAGTCGGCAAGAGATGCCCTTGCTCAATCAACCGCTGACCGCACCAAGGTTTATCGATCTGCCCGAGAAGACAAGGATGACTACTACTTCCTCGGGGGCGAGCAGCTAGTCTTCTACAAAGCCAAGACTCGCATCATTGACGGTAAATCAACGACCGCCTCACCCCTGACGAATCTTTGGGATGACTTGCTATCGAACAACTTGCATAACGAGGGGGGTGTTTCGTTCCCGAATGGAAAGAAGCCCGAGGCGCTAATCAAGAGGTGTCTTGAACTCTCCACGACCATTGGGGACATTGTTCTTGATTCATTTGCCGGCTCCGGGACTACCGGATCTGTTGCACACAAGATGGGTCGCCGCTGGATCATGGTCGAGCTTGGGGAGCATTGCCACACTCATATCATTCCTCGACTCAAAGCTGTCATTGATGGTGAAGATCAGTCTGGGATATCAAAGGCAGTTGGTTGGCAAGGCGGCGGCGGCTTCCGGTATTACCGGCTCGCCCCTAGTCTGATCATCAACGACCGCTGGGGCAACCCGGTCATCAACCCGGAATACAACGCGGCGATGCTGGCCAAGGCGCTGGCCAAGCTGGAAGGCTTCAACTACGCACCGTCGGAAACGCATTGGTGGCAGCACGGCCACTCCAGCGAGCGCGATTTCATCTATGTCACCACCCAGAACCTGTCCGCAGAGCAACTGCAAGCCCTGTCTGATGAAGTCGGACCAGAACGGAGCCTTCTCGTGTGCAGCGCCGCTTTCCACGGAGTCACGGCGGCCAAAGCGGCGGAGCGCTGGCCGAACCTGACGTTGAAGAAGATTCCGAAGATGGTGCTGGCCCGCTGCCATTGGGGCCGTGACGACTACAGCCTGAATGTGACCAACCTGCCGATGGCGGAGATTGAGAAGGCCGAGCCTGCGGCCCCTGGCAATAGCGTCAAGAACACCAAGAGCAGAAAGGCGGCCCTCGCCAACGCGGGACAGGGCGGCCTGTTTGGGGAGAACGAATAA
- a CDS encoding DEAD/DEAH box helicase family protein yields the protein MNARVLHAVTGRLSLRPPQAESLTKLSRALNAAPELLGHERDVSAILSTLKAEFSTLEDFEREFPSLCFALATGVGKTRLMGAFIAYLHLAHGINNFFVLAPNLTIYNKLITDFTRNTPKYVFKGIAEFAQQPPLIITGDNYDQTGAAVDEQSMGFAHDVRINIFNISKINSEVRGGKEPRIKRMREVLGDSYFNHLANLPDLVLLMDESHRYRASAGVRSINELKPLFGLEVTATPFVESNRGPVPFKNVVMDYPLARAMEDGFVKEPAVVTQRNFDAKAHTPEEIEKTKLEDGVRLHETTKVELLTYARENGVKPVKPFMLVIARDTTHARQLLALLESEAFYEGRYQGKVIQVDSSRTGAEEEEMITRLLAVESVDEPTEIVIHVNMLKEGWDVTNLYTIVPLRAANARTLIEQSIGRGLRLPYGKRTGVASVDRLNIVAHDKFQEIIDEANRGDSPIRLKQVILEAPSADDKKVSVQVESGAAARLGLTEAPVVITGASATDSGAEVPAPKPMFTTEAEKQAARVVMDVIGKYEVKRDLVPTSSALLKPEVQKEILAEVAERLKPLQGELLAGVDESVPALDLSAVVAKTTEIVVQQIIDIPRIAVVPTGEVTTGFHAFKLDVSQLHLQPGEREIVGQMLRTNEQFTLAAEVGLKEQRPEDYIVHALVDFDDIDYFTHADLLYDLAGQMVQHLRGYLSEDEAISVLDRDRRLIAREIHAQMMAHFWEEANEYEVQVSRGFTELKPCNYTATAGQTAHHFRETVTETSRIKQMLFGGFTRCLYPLQKFDSDTERRFAIILERDALKWFKPAKGQFQIYYKLGTEQPEYIPDFVAETDTTIFMVETKARADINTHEVQAKAAAAMRWCKHASDHASSVGTKPWKYLLVPHDEINESKRLADYLRFEVKA from the coding sequence ATGAACGCCCGCGTCCTGCACGCCGTCACCGGTCGCCTGTCCCTTCGTCCCCCCCAGGCGGAATCGCTCACCAAACTGTCTCGCGCGCTCAATGCCGCGCCCGAACTCTTGGGTCACGAGCGCGATGTCTCGGCGATCCTCTCCACGCTGAAGGCCGAGTTCAGCACCCTGGAGGACTTCGAGCGCGAATTCCCCTCGCTGTGCTTTGCGCTGGCTACAGGCGTGGGCAAGACCCGCCTGATGGGGGCCTTCATCGCGTACCTGCATCTGGCGCACGGCATCAACAACTTCTTCGTGCTCGCGCCCAACCTGACGATCTACAACAAGCTCATCACGGACTTCACACGCAATACGCCGAAGTATGTCTTCAAGGGGATCGCCGAATTCGCGCAGCAGCCACCGCTGATCATCACCGGCGACAACTACGACCAGACCGGCGCGGCGGTGGATGAGCAGTCGATGGGCTTCGCTCACGACGTGCGCATCAACATCTTCAACATCTCCAAGATCAACTCCGAGGTGCGCGGCGGCAAGGAGCCGCGCATCAAGCGGATGCGCGAGGTGCTGGGCGACAGCTATTTCAACCATCTCGCGAACCTGCCTGACCTCGTGCTGCTGATGGACGAATCGCACCGTTACCGGGCCAGCGCCGGGGTGCGCTCTATCAACGAGCTCAAGCCGCTATTCGGTCTCGAAGTGACGGCGACGCCGTTCGTCGAGTCCAACCGTGGGCCGGTGCCGTTCAAGAACGTGGTGATGGACTACCCGCTGGCGCGGGCGATGGAGGATGGCTTCGTCAAGGAGCCGGCCGTGGTCACCCAGCGCAACTTCGACGCCAAGGCGCACACGCCCGAGGAGATCGAGAAAACGAAGCTGGAAGACGGTGTGCGCCTGCACGAGACGACCAAGGTCGAGCTGCTCACTTATGCCCGCGAGAACGGCGTCAAGCCGGTCAAGCCCTTCATGCTCGTCATCGCCCGCGATACCACACACGCGCGGCAACTCTTGGCGCTTCTGGAGTCGGAAGCCTTCTACGAGGGGCGCTACCAGGGGAAGGTGATTCAGGTCGATTCAAGCCGTACTGGCGCGGAAGAAGAGGAGATGATCACGCGCCTGTTGGCCGTGGAGAGCGTGGACGAGCCGACCGAGATCGTGATTCACGTCAACATGCTCAAGGAGGGCTGGGACGTGACCAACCTCTACACCATCGTTCCGCTGCGCGCCGCCAATGCCCGCACGCTGATCGAGCAGTCCATCGGGCGCGGCCTGCGTCTGCCGTACGGCAAGCGCACGGGCGTCGCGTCCGTGGATCGCTTGAACATCGTCGCGCACGACAAGTTCCAGGAGATCATCGACGAGGCCAACCGCGGCGACTCGCCGATTCGCCTGAAGCAGGTCATCCTCGAGGCGCCGAGCGCCGACGACAAGAAAGTCAGCGTGCAGGTCGAGTCCGGGGCGGCGGCGCGTCTCGGTTTGACGGAAGCACCAGTCGTGATCACAGGGGCTTCAGCCACTGACAGCGGAGCGGAAGTCCCCGCGCCCAAACCGATGTTCACGACGGAGGCGGAGAAGCAGGCCGCGCGCGTGGTCATGGACGTCATCGGCAAGTACGAGGTCAAGCGCGATCTAGTGCCCACCAGCAGCGCGCTGCTGAAACCAGAGGTTCAGAAGGAAATCCTCGCCGAGGTGGCGGAGCGATTGAAGCCGCTGCAAGGCGAATTGCTGGCGGGCGTGGACGAATCAGTCCCCGCACTTGACTTGTCCGCCGTGGTGGCGAAGACCACCGAGATCGTGGTGCAGCAGATCATCGACATCCCGCGCATCGCGGTGGTGCCGACTGGCGAAGTCACGACGGGCTTCCACGCCTTCAAGCTGGATGTGAGCCAGCTCCATCTCCAGCCGGGCGAGCGCGAGATCGTCGGGCAGATGCTGCGGACCAACGAGCAGTTCACCCTGGCCGCCGAGGTCGGGCTCAAGGAGCAGCGCCCGGAGGACTACATCGTCCACGCGCTGGTGGACTTCGACGACATTGACTACTTCACCCACGCCGATCTTCTCTACGACCTCGCAGGCCAGATGGTGCAACACCTGCGCGGCTATCTGTCCGAGGACGAAGCCATCAGCGTGCTGGATCGTGACCGCCGCCTAATCGCGCGCGAAATCCACGCGCAGATGATGGCTCACTTCTGGGAGGAGGCAAATGAGTACGAGGTGCAGGTCAGTCGCGGCTTCACCGAACTCAAGCCGTGCAACTACACCGCCACGGCAGGCCAGACTGCCCACCACTTCCGGGAGACCGTGACCGAGACCAGTCGCATCAAGCAGATGCTCTTCGGTGGCTTCACGCGTTGTCTGTACCCACTACAGAAGTTCGACTCGGATACCGAACGGCGCTTCGCCATCATCCTGGAGCGCGACGCCTTGAAGTGGTTCAAGCCTGCGAAGGGGCAGTTCCAGATCTACTACAAGCTCGGCACCGAGCAGCCGGAGTACATCCCCGACTTCGTGGCCGAGACGGACACGACCATCTTCATGGTGGAGACGAAGGCACGCGCCGACATCAACACGCATGAGGTTCAGGCCAAGGCCGCGGCCGCCATGCGCTGGTGCAAGCACGCATCCGATCACGCTTCGAGCGTCGGCACCAAGCCCTGGAAGTACCTGCTGGTGCCCCATGACGAAATCAACGAGTCGAAGCGGCTCGCGGATTACCTGCGCTTTGAGGTCAAGGCGTAA